AGGGCAACCGCCCGTTTTGATGGATAAAAGTGTACACAATTGAATTTCTCTTGAAGCATGAAATTTTCTGTGGACAGAAGCTGCTTCAAAAATAAGGTCTAGTAGAGGGGAATGATAAATCGATGAAATTTCTTCACGAGACCAGTTATGACGAATTGGATATGGCATAGATTGCTCCTTGATAAGGATAAAATCGTACTGAATCGCAGAGATTCACTCAACCAATTTCCGAAGGCTTCATGATTGCCATGGAATAGCCTTTATTTTATTTTTATGACATATAATTCGGATGCCAAAGTTGAAGCAAGATGCGCCGTATCCCAAAAGGCCATTGATGATTTGTCCCTTATTAGAGTCGTACGAATCAGTCATGAAATGCAAAATGAATGTGCATTAAAATACAGTTGATCAAACTAAGAGTATTTAAATAAATCAATAAAAAAGGAATTTTAATATGAACATGGTTGGTAATAAAAATGCCCTAATTCATTATGGAATCCCGATGAAGATAATCATAAAAAAGAATTTCCAAAAAGATGTAAAAGTGGAAAAAATCACTAATGTTTTCCAAAACAAAAAGAATGAAATTGCTGCGAAAAAAGAAGTCACTTCTAAAGAAGAAACAAATTACCGGAGAGCAGGCCGATGATGAATATGATTTTCTAAACTAAGGTTTTGCAAAGGTATTGACAATTTCGCAATGCCTATATTACCTAGAGCTGTTTTTACCCTATTTTGATAGTGTATTTCCCACCCAATGAAGAATGATTATCGATATTCATGTCTTCCTCCAATTAGAGGTATTAACTGTTTTTTTATTATAGCATGTCAATAAATTGAGCTTTTGGAGCAGGTCTAACCTAAAAATTTGAAGCGGGGTTTATTTTCAACAAAAAATTAAATTGTATTTATTCGATTTGTCCAATATTAAGGTTTTATCAAAACATTGATCCGGCTTATTTTTTAATGGCTAGAAAATGAAAGGTCCAAATGATGTCATTCTTAAACCTGGATTAGCAAATGCTTAACTGCCAAGAAAGTAATCGAACAGATTTTAGAGAAAGAGCGGAAGATATTCTGTCTTTTGCAATTGCTCTGGTTATAGTTCCACCGTTATATATGACAGAATCTTAGGAAGCACCTGCATTTTGATTGCTAGTAGAGTAAATAAACTTTTGATGCCCGCTCATCTCAGTCTTACCAATTCTCGTTCTAATAGCGCACTTAAATGTAGACAATTTAAACAAAATAACCTGCTGAAATTTCCTTTTGAACTTATGGATCATATTTTTTCATCTACTTCCTTTCAGAGATAGATGTGCCATTGTCAATAGCTGCAAAATGTTTAATATATCCTTTAAAAATGGGTTGCTCCACCATTTAGAGGATGACCCTAATAACATGGTGTTCAACTATGTTAGAAAGGCATTTCATACATCCCCTTTAATTTATAAAAGAATGTTGCAAAACAAAAGAAGGATATTATGGAACAAACGTTTATCTGTGTTACCTAAAATATTAGCGACTTTTGTAAAGCATCTGGTTATGAGTAAATCGTGTTCTGTTTTGTCGATTGTCAAAAGCATATTGCCAGATGTCACACAAGATGATGTAAATGCATATAATGCAAGACTACCTATTCGTGGTGAACGTTGTATTACAATCACTGAACCGATCACAATAGAAGGAATGGAGGAGGGGAGATCTGTTGGTTTTGCATTCATGAAATTCTTAGCTGTAATCATTCAATTGGGCATAGCATTTAAAGACTGTTATTCAGCTATCTGCTTTCTTAAACAAGGAGGGTTGAATGTAAAAGAGGCAGAAGCTTTAGAAACATTACAATATCCCGAAAATCTTTCTGAAGATCCGGTATTAGAAAAATTTGTCATTCACCAAACTGGCCGAGTTCCTTTAATTCCGTGTAGGCCATTTACGGGGTTTCGATTAGACTATTTTGAGGAAGCAAAAGAGGATTGGGGAAACTTCGGAAGCAAAGCAACGAATATGGAGTTTGATATTTCAGCCTTCATGGCTATTCAAAAACGAATACTTGAATTAGTTCAGGAAGGTAAGTTTAATCGAAAAGAAATTTTTAGCGTCTTGGAAATATTGGATATGCTTCCAGAATAGAAATAACTTTGTGAAATGATTTGTTTCTACTCGATATTTTCCTTACAATTTGAGCTCCAGAATGTCTGGATTAGTTTTTCTTCTCAATCAAAATCTTCGTCTTTCTGTTGACATAATAAATTTATTATTAGTCATAACTAGTTATGCTCCTATGCCTAAGGGAGCAGCTAGGGGGTCTGGGAGCACTACATTTTTGAAAATCTTATGTGCACATGCACATAGGTGTGTTATGCGCTTGCATTATTTGCTTTTATTATAGAAAAATGAATGCGTATTTTTCTTAGCTTATATTGTTGACCTGCTCCAAAGGTGCAAGGTCAAATCTATTGTCTGTGCTAAAGAAAGTAAAGAAAGAACGAAAATTTTGGATAGCTCAATGGGCGCTTAAAGCTTTCCATGCGTTTTATTGATGATCGAGCGAATTTAAAGACACAAGACAATGCAGATTTTTATCGTTCACTTCATCTTGATGATGTGGATAGAAAAAGCAAATCATCTGGGATCATTTCAAAAGTCTTTGCGAATGGGGAATTAATTAGTAAAATCATCCGATCCTTCTTAAAGATAAAAATCTAGAAACAGAAAATCTCTCATTCTAGCTTCTAAAATTACGTCATCAACACACGAAGAGTTTGATTTTGGAAGCTTTTTTAAAGACCTTGCTAGATCATGTTGTTATTATGCTTCCACAAATAAAATTTTTTTAACACTCAGATAAAGACGATTCTTAATGGTTTTAGGTTTATCAACATTGCACTTGATCGAGCAGTGGCTCTTTATTGTATCTAGATCTTTTTTTTAAAAAAATTAAGCTCATAATTTTCTACCCAATTTGAAATGGAGCTAACGCACTGAAATCCTAGCTTTTGATAAAATTTTTTTGCCTGAAAATCGTAGGTAAACAGTTGCACGTGCGTACAATTTTTTGCTTTGGCATAAGCTTCCAACTCTTTTAATAAACGTGTGCCAATACCTTGACATCGATATTTTTCATCCACCCACATGTAATCAATGCATGCGCTGGATCCTAAAATATCTCCAGAAAGGCCCCCTATGACTTCCGCATTTGCATCACGGGCATAAACCATAAAAAATT
This Parachlamydia acanthamoebae DNA region includes the following protein-coding sequences:
- a CDS encoding GNAT family N-acetyltransferase, producing the protein MKKFYLWFLILLSMSVAISAQDVKTCTYQIVKEEHDNPYVSQKILQGLQNHMHPFFKEKKSQFFMVYARDANAEVIGGLSGDILGSSACIDYMWVDEKYRCQGIGTRLLKELEAYAKAKNCTHVQLFTYDFQAKKFYQKLGFQCVSSISNWVENYELNFFKKKI